A segment of the Candidatus Hydrogenedentota bacterium genome:
GTAATCGGTCTGCTTACGCTCGCCGACGACGTCGAAGGCGTCCCCGATACGCAGGCGCACGTCTTCGTCCTTGGGCGTGTGCTCGATGCGGTCCTCGCCGGCGAATTGCTGCGCGCCGCCGCTGTCTTTCTGGTAGACGCGCATCACGCCCCCGGGCAGCGGCATGCCAAGATGACTCGCTTCGTCGTTGCGGAACACGAGGAAGACCGCCACGTGCTGCGGCGGCATCTCCGGCATGGCCTGGCTGTAGAAGTACTGTTCGCCGCGGAACTCGTAGGCCTTGCGCACGGCCACGTCTTCCGCCGTGAGCAGGCTTACCTGCTTGCTCTGGTTCTCCTTGAGGGACGTGCGCCGGTCCAGCGTGTAGAGGTGGTATTCGGCGAAAGCCTCTTCCTGCACAGGCGGCTCCGCGGAGGCCACGCGCGCGGCATAGAACGCCACCTCCATTTGAGGCATCTCATCATGTACGCGGTGGACTTCCCCCGCGACCAGTTTCAGCAGCGCGTTGTTATACGGCGCTCCGGACTGATTCGTGAGCGTAACCCAACCCTCGACGGCCATGGCGGTGCTCTCCGCGTTCAAGGTCAACACGTAGTCCGCCTTCCACGAGAGGCCCTCCGTCAAATAGGTGACCTCGACTTCGTGGTCCGTGCCGTCGTTCTGGAGCAACCAGGAAAGCGTCGGTTTCGCAATCAGCGTTTCGGGTATCTCCGGCAGCACGACCGAGCCCGGATGGCCGAGATAGAAGTCGCCGTCTATCTCGTAGATGGGGCCGTTGTTCATGCTGACGAGGCGGGCCGTGACTTCCGAGAACGACAGGTCGTTGTTCTTGTTGACCAGGCGCACCTCGCGGCCCACGTATTTCTCCATGAGCTTTTCGGGGCTCATCAGGTCGAACTCGTAGTTTTGCTCGAGGATATGGAGGCGGCCCGGCGCGGACACCGAAGTCAAGCTGACCGTTTCGGGCCGAATGCTCGACGGAACGTCCATGAACTGAAGCGTGGCTTCTCCCGGCAACAGCTTGACGGAGCGGCGCTCGCGGACCAAGCCAAGATTGTTGTTGTAGACGGTCACGGCCACGTCGGTCTGGTCCGCGACGGTGCTGCGCGCCGACTGCACCCGCTCCGACAGGGTGTCGCGCAGGGTCAGCCCTTCCGGCTTGATTTCCGGCACCTCGACCACCGGGGCGGCGCCGGTTTCAGCGGGTTGCGCGGCGGCCATGCCCGGCGCCGCGGCCAAGACAAGAAAAGTGAGAAAACACAAGTGTCTCATGGGGATGCTCCTCGTTCTCCAGCCTTCAGGCACGATTATACACCTCGGATGCACGGCGCGGACAGCCGGCCGACCCCGTTCGTGATTGGAACGGGCGACGTTTCGCGCCGTCTCATAGACACCGCCAAAGCCACCAAGTTCGTCTGATCTGGTATACTTAGCGGGAAGGTTGCAGGAAGTCGTGTAGTTTGGAGACTAAATGAAGATCGGAGTGGCGAATGTCGACGGGATCCGGACGCTTGTGGCGCCGCTGGACGGGTTCTGGGTAGACATATCTCGCGCGTATCACGGATACCAGCGCATAATCGACTATATCGACGGCCAAGTCATGCACGGCATCGAGGAGATGCTGGCACGAGGGTTGCTCACGCGGTCCTTTCTTGACCGCGTTTTCGACTTCTTGCAGAAGCCTGGCATGCTTTGCGAATACAAGTTGCGCGAGGAGCCCACGCTGCTGCAACCGCTGCGGCCCAACAAAATCATCGCCGTCGGCCGCAATTTCCGCGGCTTTATCGAGGCGGGCGGCTATGATGTCCCCGATGAGCCTGTCTTTCATGCAAAAGCGTCCACCGTTTGCATCGGCCCCGGCACCCCCATCATCGTGAAAGAGCGCTATGGGCGCGTCGACCACGAGGGGGAACTGGCCGTGCTCATTGGAAAACACGCTCAGGACGTGCAACCGGAGCAGGCGCGGGAGTACATCGCGGGGTATACTCTGCTCAACGACATCACGGCGCGGGATATCCAGCGGCGGGACATCGAGCGGGGGTATCCCTGGTACCGTTCCAAGAACCTGGCCACGTTTTGTCCGCTCGGGCCCGTGGTAGCCCTGCCGGAAGGGCTTCCGTGGCCGATCGAAATCGATATCGAGGTGCGCGTGAACGGCGCTGTAAGGCAGCGCGCCAATACCCGGGAGTTCCTTTTCGACTTTCCCCAACTCCTGTCCGCTGTGACGCAGTTCATTCCCCTCGAACCCGGAGACCTGCTTTCCACGGGCACCTCCGAAGGCTCGGGGCCCATCGCGCCGGGAGATATTGTCGAAGTCAGCTCGCCGGAGATTGGCGCGCTGCGCAATCCGGTCGTGTCCGGCGGCACGTGACTCAGCGGTCGAGCGGCTGAACGTCCTCTTCGAAGTACCGGTGAACGGAAGGCGGCAGGAGCCGGTAGTCAGCGGTTGCGATGGCCGGGCCGAAATCGCGGGAATTGTACGTATTCCAGAAGAGGACTGTCTGACCGCTCAACCGTGCTGCCGCCGCATCCGCCAGGATGGCGGCAAACGTCTTCCCCGTGTAGGTGCCCTCAATGGCGAGTCCTTCCTGTTCGCGGGCCAGCCGCACGGCGCGCATGCCCTCTTCCGTGTAGCGCGCGTACTCTCCGCCGTAGAACTCGTCACGGAATTCCAGACGCTCTTCCGGAAACGGAAACAGGGGGAATGACGGGGCCGCCTCATGCAACAGGCGGTTCGCGGCACGAAAGAGTCTGCGTGCCTTGCGCATCGAGGTGAACTGAGGCGGCGTGACGCGCACCGCCACGACGCGCGCGCGCATGTCCGCCGCGACAACGCCAAGCAGCAGGCCCATTGCGGTGCCCATGGTCCCCGACGCGACATAGAGCCGGTCCGGCTCGGGGACCAGGCCCGCCTCAATCTGTTCGCGCAGTTCGAAGGCGGCCGCGACAAAGCCAACCACGCCCAGAGGCGAGGTGCCGCCCGGCGGAATCAGCATGGGGAAACGCCCGTCACGGACCGCGTGCCGGAGGTAGTGGTAGAGCGAGGCGAACACGACGGAGACCACACCGCCGCTATGGTGCAGTTCCGCGCCCGCAACGTAGCTCATGAGCAGATTGCGCCGGACGTAACGCGCGTTCGGCTGCGGGATCAGCATCGAGATGCCGCGCAGCCCCGCCTCGCGCGCGTACAGGACCGTCGCAAGCGCGTGGTTCGAACCGGCGGCGCCGAAGGTCATGACCCATTTCCGGCCGTCGCGCAGCGCCCTTGCGAGCAGGAATTCGAGCTTGCGCACCTTATTCCCGCCGTAGAGCGCCGCGCTGAGGTCGTCGCGCTTCACGTAGAGATGGGGCACGCCGATTTGCCCGCCCACGCGCAGCAGCGGCGCCACGGGCGTTGGGAAATCGCCCAAAGGCAAGTGCGGCAGCGTTTCCGCGAGCCGCGGGTAGCGCGTAAACAGGCTATTCATGGGCCGTTTCCCCTCGTTGCCGGCATGGGACATCCGGCAAGCGCACTCTATCCGATGCAACGCAAGAAGAACAGCAGGAGCACGACGCCTCCCAACGCGATCCGGTACCATCCGAACGGCGCGAAGCTGCGGCGTCGCACGAAGTTCATGAGGAACGCGATAACCGCGTACGCGATGACAAAGGAGACCACGCTGCCAATGCCGATCAGCGCCCATTCCTGCGCGGAGAAACGGAGTCCATGCTTCAGCACGGTCAGCGCGGTCGCGCCCGCCATAGTCGGGACCGCAAGGAAAAAGGAGAACTCAGCGGCGGCGGGCCGGCTCGCCCCGAGCAGCATGGCGCCCACGATCGTGGCGGCGGACCGCGACGTGCCGGGAATCATGGCA
Coding sequences within it:
- a CDS encoding DUF4139 domain-containing protein, which produces MRHLCFLTFLVLAAAPGMAAAQPAETGAAPVVEVPEIKPEGLTLRDTLSERVQSARSTVADQTDVAVTVYNNNLGLVRERRSVKLLPGEATLQFMDVPSSIRPETVSLTSVSAPGRLHILEQNYEFDLMSPEKLMEKYVGREVRLVNKNNDLSFSEVTARLVSMNNGPIYEIDGDFYLGHPGSVVLPEIPETLIAKPTLSWLLQNDGTDHEVEVTYLTEGLSWKADYVLTLNAESTAMAVEGWVTLTNQSGAPYNNALLKLVAGEVHRVHDEMPQMEVAFYAARVASAEPPVQEEAFAEYHLYTLDRRTSLKENQSKQVSLLTAEDVAVRKAYEFRGEQYFYSQAMPEMPPQHVAVFLVFRNDEASHLGMPLPGGVMRVYQKDSGGAQQFAGEDRIEHTPKDEDVRLRIGDAFDVVGERKQTDYRQLLNNIHESAYSIVLRNHKEEDITVDVVEPFQGDWQIIESSHAFVKRDARSAVCSVAIPKDGEVTITYRVRVKF
- a CDS encoding fumarylacetoacetate hydrolase family protein codes for the protein MKIGVANVDGIRTLVAPLDGFWVDISRAYHGYQRIIDYIDGQVMHGIEEMLARGLLTRSFLDRVFDFLQKPGMLCEYKLREEPTLLQPLRPNKIIAVGRNFRGFIEAGGYDVPDEPVFHAKASTVCIGPGTPIIVKERYGRVDHEGELAVLIGKHAQDVQPEQAREYIAGYTLLNDITARDIQRRDIERGYPWYRSKNLATFCPLGPVVALPEGLPWPIEIDIEVRVNGAVRQRANTREFLFDFPQLLSAVTQFIPLEPGDLLSTGTSEGSGPIAPGDIVEVSSPEIGALRNPVVSGGT
- a CDS encoding pyridoxal-phosphate dependent enzyme, giving the protein MNSLFTRYPRLAETLPHLPLGDFPTPVAPLLRVGGQIGVPHLYVKRDDLSAALYGGNKVRKLEFLLARALRDGRKWVMTFGAAGSNHALATVLYAREAGLRGISMLIPQPNARYVRRNLLMSYVAGAELHHSGGVVSVVFASLYHYLRHAVRDGRFPMLIPPGGTSPLGVVGFVAAAFELREQIEAGLVPEPDRLYVASGTMGTAMGLLLGVVAADMRARVVAVRVTPPQFTSMRKARRLFRAANRLLHEAAPSFPLFPFPEERLEFRDEFYGGEYARYTEEGMRAVRLAREQEGLAIEGTYTGKTFAAILADAAAARLSGQTVLFWNTYNSRDFGPAIATADYRLLPPSVHRYFEEDVQPLDR